The nucleotide window ATCGATATAATATTAACTTTGATTTCAACAAActaaattaattatatttcacAAAGTCCTGTTTTTAAGTTGCTCCAACATTAAGACTGAAGCTCTGATGTAATAAGTCTTTTAAACATGTTCCGCGGCCCACTGCTCATGTTCCGCGTGCACAGTGATTATCTAATTGCCGAAGTCATAAACCAGTGGCCCACGTTCGTAACGTTCACTTAGAGCTAATGAGTGAAGCTAATCTCTCCACGGAGACGAGGGACAACACGAGTCACTTCTTACCTGTGCTTCTTGATGTCTGTTATTCCATTCTTCAGGTTGCCCAGTCGCTCGGCGGGATTTCGCCTGTAAAGTTCACCAGAGTGGGAAATGAGGAAATTACCGGTTTGGCCCAGAGACACTTGGAGTTCcttgagtttttaaaaagtgcttcaAGACATTTGATGACTTTGCCTCGTGTTGATTTAGTTGCACATCTGGAAAATGTTGactggaaaacacaaagtttgtcGGTTCTAAGATTCATCAATCAACCGTGTGTCGTACACGTGGTTGATTTCAGGATTGACTTGTTACTGGGATTGTTTGACTTCCTGTGTGGTGTCGTACCTGCACAACTTGCGTATGAGGTCCTCAGGTCTCTTGCTGACCTTCTTGGGGAAGTCCATTTTCTCGATGCCCTTCAGGATGAACGTGTACGTCATCATCTGGTCGCTCCCTGAGAACGGAGGACTGTGGAAGGGTGAATAACAAAcgtgttttcattcatctcaGCAAAGTGAACAACGTGGAGTCTGGCTGCAGACGTGAAGCCCGGACGCTCACCTGCCGGTAAGGAGCTCGAACACCAGGATGCCCAGAGACCAGAAGTCCACGCTGAAGTTGTGGCCTTTGTTGAGGATGATCTCCGGGGCCACGTACTCCGGGGTCCCACAGAACGTCCAGGTCTTCTGGCCACATCGGATCTTCTTGGCAAATCCAAAGTCAACCTGGAAACACAGAGTTGATCAGCACATTCTAAAGAGGTCCAATGTGGAACCTTTAGGGCCTCAGAGTTAGCTTGAAACCAGAACTAGGTGATCAGACCCGAGGATCCAGGAAAAACTCACCAGTTTGATGTATCCCTCCGTGTCCAGCATGAGATTCTCCGGCTTCAGGTCTCGGTAGAGGACTCCTTTGCGGTGGAGGTAGTCGAAGGCCTCTGTGACGCAACCGACACAGAATTTGGCGATGGGCTCGTCGAAGCTCCCCCTGCAGGCGAGACGTTAAAGTGTCAGATGCAGCTGCTTGGTGAAAGAAGAGAAGTCATCGTACGAATCCACCTGAACCCTGAGCTCTGGATTTATGGCAACGGGACCTGAGAGTCCTTGCTACTCAGTTCTCTGATTAGATAACGGAACAATAAGATGATCACTTCCTCCCACCTGTCTCTGAGCAGACTCCAGATCTCTCCACCCAGACACGCCTCCAGCAGCATGTACACGTACTTATTATCCTTGAACGTACGATACAGTCTGAGAAGAGAAGCACAGGCGAGTGAAGTCAACGGGAAAAGTTTGGATTCATTCAATAGAACAACATCAACGCTGCTCTATGGTTCATGATCAGCATTtgtggttttatatttgtaccAGAGCTCGACTGATTTAAAGTTTGGTCgataaacataaacaacagcAGATCTGAGCTTTtcacagaaaatatttatttaacgtAAACATTTGTTTGATAACGATATTTTAGGGATCATtagcaaaaatgttttaaacttatATACGCTGATATATTGGTGTCAGAAAATGTTTCACTCTCTAATATCAGTATCTGCATCAGCCTCCAAAAGATCCATAACTTTCAGGCTCTTATTTGTAAGATTTTTAATATTCAGGCTTTAATCAAAACCCAAACTTGTACTTTctattttaaaatctaattattttcCTGATCGTAAAAATATCCAGgatgttttctctgttctctctctctgtttgatttaaatatcaATAATCCGTTTCCTATATCATCATTACCATGTAGAGCAATAGGATAAATATTCAGGAGCATATTCAGTATCCCCCCCGACAATGTCCCATATgataaatgtacagtaaatacatgGCGGGTGtgaagaggaggtcagagagtgAAGAACGACTTTAATATCTGAGGCTGTTCTGCTGCATCTGGTGAAACCGGATCAGCAAAGAAAAGCCTCTGCTGCAATACTTCAAAACAAATAACCACATCTTCTTAGCGGACGTCTCAATATTTGCAGCCGTCCTGAGGAGACGAGATCTGCTCGAGGCCTCGACCGTGATCTCATCAAAATCTAATAAGCTCCGACTAATGGAGCAGAGCTTCGTCGTGTGGGACCAGGAAGGGAAACTGACTTGACGACGAAGGGTGAGCGCGCCTCGGCGAGGATCTTCCTCTCGGAGTGGATGTGctcttcctgtctgttgtcCACCACGTGCTTCTTCTTGATGACCTTCAGGGCGAAGGTGATGTCTTTGCccttcaccttcacctgcagATGGAAACAACAGgagttggttagttagttaacTGGTTTATTGGTGAGTTAGTTGGATGGGTGAGGGTTATATAATCTATGATGCATACTCACCAGTTCTACTCGTCCAAAGCCACCGACGCCGAGTGTGGCGATGGCGTCCAGGTGGTCGAAGGGCCTGGACGGAGGGAACACCGACACCATGTCCCTCAGCTGGAGGACATCAGGAGGCAGCGGCTGACTCTGGTGGCGTGACAGCGACTTCCTGGACGGAGACAGACACGGAGAGAGGATTAATCCATGGAATTCCAAATATGACGACGCCAGGTgggttttgtttctgttttcacttttcacactctcctcctctgacccgTTAATCCGTCAGTTCTACGATGACGTCCCTTTGTCCCACTTCTTAAAAAACCTTAATGACCCGATTACTCCGTAGAAAGAAATGCTCGAAGTGCTTCACTGAAGGAGAAGTTTTCTGTGCACTTTATTCTGCCAGCACGTCTCACAGTAGCAGCTTTATGCGAGCGGCTCAGACAGTTAACACAGCTTTCTCTTCATGTTCCTGGCACCGCGTCTACCTGGCATGTCTCTTCTTGTCGTCGCGATCCAGCGTTGCCACGTAGCCTTGGAGGTACTTCTGCAGCTCATTGAAGGTGCCCACCGTCTGATCAAATgtcctgtaaaaacaaaaacaacgtGTCAACAGCAGAACCACTGGAACGGATGGATTTCACAAGCTCAACGTGGATGGGACTGagctgtccccccccccctgacaTAAACCCACTGGCCTTGTTTCCTGTGGACGATCACATTATACAGACGTGGTTACTGTTTCTACTAATCtttgttatttagcagaatTATACACAAAGCAACTACTGGACTGATTCCCATGAAAGTTAGAGGAAGGCTGTGGGAAGAACCCGTTaaagatccagatcaggggtcggatcttttttctctttctttaaatttgtgATTTAAGGTGTTgttcaacatttgaaaaatcacacatatttagaaaactgatatttatgattttgTGCACGttttgtgcagtttgattgaatatataagggactgttgggccttgggggaGGTTTGTGCCATTCTTGGGTTTTCATTGCAATTTGTCTGTTAGCTTGTCTGTTAGCTTGTCTGTTAGCTTGTCTGTTAGCTTGTCTGTTAGCACGATAACACAAAACAGATGTTTGTAAAACTCGGAGGAAGAATGAGACACGGGACAAGAAAGGAATCATTCAATTGGCGGATCCAGAATAACTAACGTAATTAGTAAACTGATGTTTATACGTGTCCTCCCCtaaaaaacatctggatctatCAGATTTCAACATGTTGTGTTGCAGGTAAACACACTGGGAACAAAGctgctctcactctctgtcGATGACGAGACATTCCACCCCGTTCTCTTCAGCCACGATATTCGCTGACCGGACGTCATCACTGAAACACagacgtgacacacacacgtgcacaaaaataaacacatttccgACTCCCCGACTGTTTAGATAATGGTTCGAGGATTAGTTTCTTTTGAAATGCACGTGAATGATATTAACTTAACGTGCGATGGctgttaaaacatttctttcccGGGTCAGGATCTGTTATCTTACCTGATGAGTGCTTTCTCTCCGAAGTAATCCCCCTTGTGCAGCGTGTTGATGGTCTGCGGCACCTTGTGGGCCTCGGTGGTCTGGGTCACCTTCacctgcacaacaacacactcgCTTCACGCGGCTGTTTCCAGTTCACGGCCCAGAGCTTTTACAGGTGCTCTCAATTTTCTCCCCCGTGTTTTCACAGTGCGTCGGAAAGAGAGCGAAAGGGATTCAAAAACAATCAACACATTGAATTATAGTAATTGGAACATGATGGGTTGTGATCAAGTGGCATCTCGAACATGGGagttttcaacacaaacactgccgCGACCTTGATGTTGTGAAACCCGTCTGTAATTTGTGAGGCTTTAAAAAACCAGTGGTCTCACCCCAGTCGAGGTCAGACCAGCGTGGCGTCCTCCTGCCGAGGAAAGGCCTCCATGACATCACAGCCGCGATGGTGTGTTTTAACTAAGTGTCCCGTTTGACCTCGGTGACCTTCACTTCCCTTGTTTTTTCTGGTGGCAGGCGCTCTCAGAGTTTATTCCCTCTCCGGTCAGGAGGtacacgggggggggggttgcggAGCCATTTCCTGTATTAGCCCCCTTCCTCCCAAACAACATGTCTCTCTCTGGTGTGGTTGGCTCAGCgctgaggagctgctgtctCACGTTGGCTCGTAATGGCGTTTTTGAAAGTCCCCGGGTGGACGGCTCGGGCCTCTCTCCATGTCCCTCAGCTCCGCGGTGTCAGGTTGCTGACTTATCAGGCAGGCGGGAGGGGGGTTTGAGTACCACACCTCACACGCTCACATGGAGTTTGACCTGACCCACTGTTTAAACCTGGTTGGTTACCGGAAGGAAAACTTTTACTTGCTTTTGACAAGATTCTCACACATGGGGTCTGAAATTAGTGTCGGATACAAATGATCCGAAGTTAATTCATCATAATGTAGATTTACTTTCTCTGCAGCCGTTCAACACTCGACTGATGGGAAAAGACTTCAGCCTGAAGCAGCGTCCACATCAGTGCATTAAAGACATGTTGCAGTGCTGTCTGACCGAGGCACTGGAGgattggttgtgttgttgttgttgagttgtTGAGTCCTACAGCTGCTTCTATTCATTTAATCGTTCAATACTCGTTTATAATTCAtaataactgatttaaaaatgCTTCTATTGAACAGATGCTGAAGGTCACGTCCCTTTTTGAGAGCTCCTAACATGAGAAGAATTAAAGTTCACAGAGGACTTTgtggtgcttgtgtgtgttttttaccaAATTACCTTTCCCTGTGCGATGATGTAGAAGGTGCTGCCCTCCTCGCCCTCCCGGATGACGTACTCCCCCTTGTCATAGTACTCCTAATGtgcagagggagaagggggggggggagagatggCGGTCAG belongs to Hippoglossus stenolepis isolate QCI-W04-F060 chromosome 9, HSTE1.2, whole genome shotgun sequence and includes:
- the prkg2 gene encoding cGMP-dependent protein kinase 2; the protein is MGNGSMKSKRYKQADASNGRAHKDHGGGYTMSSLDSLRARVEELEREGKRKDEELCAREQQIRGLQEQLARQTRALAELSEELQTKCVQLNKLQDVMKGPSGPSGSLASRPPSIKTCAKNSPNLGVRIKETLNRRKGAKAGVSAEPTSRTYDSSCLPKFSFENARVPKDASVKKLLTDALNKNQYLKRLELQQLKDMVECMYERTYQQGEYVITQGEHGNHLFVLADGKLDVFQHSKLLTSITVWTTFGELAILYNCTRTASVRAVNKVRTWALDREVFQNIMRRTAETRQEQHRNFLRSVSLLANLPEDKLSKMVDCLEVEYYDKGEYVIREGEEGSTFYIIAQGKVKVTQTTEAHKVPQTINTLHKGDYFGEKALISDDVRSANIVAEENGVECLVIDRETFDQTVGTFNELQKYLQGYVATLDRDDKKRHARKSLSRHQSQPLPPDVLQLRDMVSVFPPSRPFDHLDAIATLGVGGFGRVELVKVKGKDITFALKVIKKKHVVDNRQEEHIHSERKILAEARSPFVVKLYRTFKDNKYVYMLLEACLGGEIWSLLRDRGSFDEPIAKFCVGCVTEAFDYLHRKGVLYRDLKPENLMLDTEGYIKLVDFGFAKKIRCGQKTWTFCGTPEYVAPEIILNKGHNFSVDFWSLGILVFELLTGSPPFSGSDQMMTYTFILKGIEKMDFPKKVSKRPEDLIRKLCRRNPAERLGNLKNGITDIKKHRWFNGFNWEGLKARTLSSPLKREVSGPTDHSYFDTYPADEDSPPEELSGWDMDF